A single Sander lucioperca isolate FBNREF2018 chromosome 24, SLUC_FBN_1.2, whole genome shotgun sequence DNA region contains:
- the LOC116058579 gene encoding gastrula zinc finger protein XlCGF57.1-like isoform X1, which translates to MNSERKLSADQRRALPSDVQKVIVGEEHQQEWSSSLDQEDTKPPHIKEEQEELRISQDEEQLQGLEKADITKFTFTLVPVKSEDDEEKPQFSQLHQRQTEEIKTETGGEDCGGPEPAMKSDPDTNLQPATDDQTGDSSKPETDASVDWKETREPQSGLNSMKNNEVPISDLRFSLKRHMIAHTREKPFSCSVCQKTFTRNGSLKTHMSSHTGEKPFSCSVCKKTFTVKESLNRHMRCHTGEKPFGCSVCKKTFTESGNLKAHMRIHTGERPFICSVCKNDFRDRGSLKSHMRIHTGEKPFSCSVCRKAFTVSGNVQKHMRIHTGEKPFSCSICKKAFNGSADLQRHTKTHTGEKSFACSVCKKTFIESWHLKKHMRIHTGEKPFSCSICKKAFIDSGQLKKHMRIHTGEKPFSCSVCKKAFNESAHLQRHMKIHTGEKPFGCSVCKKTFIESSHLKNHMRIHTGEKPFSCSVCKKAFIESGQLKRHMKIHTGEKPFSCSVCKKAFNESAHLQRHMKIHTGEKPFGCSICKKTFIEIGHLRKHMRIHVF; encoded by the exons ATGAACTCTGAGAGGAAACTGTCAGCTGACCAGCGGAGAG CTTTACCTTCAGATGTCCAGAAAGTGATTGTTGGTGAAGAACATCAGCAGGAGTGGAGCTCCAGTCTGGACCAGGAGGACACAAagcccccacacattaaagaggaacaggaggaactccgGATCAGTCAGGAtgaagagcagcttcaagggctggagaaggctgatatcaccaagttcacATTCACTCtggtccctgtgaagagtgaagatgatgaagagaaacCTCAGttctcacagcttcatcaaagacaaacggaagagataaaaacagaaactggtggagaggactgtggaggaccagaaccagccatgAAATCAGATCCAGATACAAATTTACAACCAGCTACTGatgaccagactggagactcttctaaACCTGAGACTGATGCCAGTgttgattggaaggagaccagagaacctcagtcaggttTAAACTCTATGAAAAATAATGAAGTCCCTATCAGTGATTTGAGATTTAgtctgaagagacacatgatAGCTCATACAagagagaaaccatttagctgctctgtCTGTCAGAAAACTTTTACACGGAATGGAAGTTTAAAGACACACATGAGTagccacacaggagagaaaccatttagctgctcagtctgtaagaaaacTTTTACAGTGAAGGAAAGTTTAAATAGACACATGAGATGtcatacaggagagaaaccatttggctgctcagtttgtaagaaaACTTTTACAGAGAGTGGAAATTTAAAggcacacatgagaatccacacaggagagaggcCATTTatctgctcagtctgtaagaacgaTTTTAGAGACAGGGGAAGTTTAAAGAgccacatgagaatccacacaggagagaaaccatttagctgctcagtctgtaggaAAGCTTTTACAGTGAGTGGAAATGTACAGAAACACATgcgaatccacacaggagagaaaccatttagctgctcgATCTGTAAGAAAGCGTTTAATGGGAGTGCAGATCTACAGAGACACACGAAaacccacacaggagagaaatcaTTTGCCTGCTCTGTCTGCAAGAAAACATTCATAGAGAGTTGGCATTTaaagaaacacatgagaatccacacaggagagaaaccattcAGCTGCTCCatctgtaagaaagcttttatAGATAGtggacagctgaagaaacacatgagaatccacacaggagagaaaccatttagctgctcagtgTGTAAGAAAGCGTTTAATGAGAGTGCACATTTACAGAGACACATGaaaatccacacaggagaaaaaccatTTGGCTGCTCTGTCTGCAAGAAAACCTTCATAGAGAGTTCACATTTAAAGAaccacatgagaatccacacaggcgagaaaccatttagctgctcagtctgtaagaaagcttttatAGAGAGTGGACAGCTGAAGAGACACATGaaaatccacacaggagagaaaccatttagctgctcagtctgtaagaaagcgTTTAATGAGAGTGCACATTTACAGAGACACATGaaaatccacacaggagagaaaccatttgGCTGCTCTATCTGCAAGAAAACTTTCATAGAGATTGGACATTTAAggaaacacatgagaatccacgtATTTTAA
- the LOC116058579 gene encoding gastrula zinc finger protein XlCGF57.1-like isoform X2, translated as MNSERKLSADQRRDVQKVIVGEEHQQEWSSSLDQEDTKPPHIKEEQEELRISQDEEQLQGLEKADITKFTFTLVPVKSEDDEEKPQFSQLHQRQTEEIKTETGGEDCGGPEPAMKSDPDTNLQPATDDQTGDSSKPETDASVDWKETREPQSGLNSMKNNEVPISDLRFSLKRHMIAHTREKPFSCSVCQKTFTRNGSLKTHMSSHTGEKPFSCSVCKKTFTVKESLNRHMRCHTGEKPFGCSVCKKTFTESGNLKAHMRIHTGERPFICSVCKNDFRDRGSLKSHMRIHTGEKPFSCSVCRKAFTVSGNVQKHMRIHTGEKPFSCSICKKAFNGSADLQRHTKTHTGEKSFACSVCKKTFIESWHLKKHMRIHTGEKPFSCSICKKAFIDSGQLKKHMRIHTGEKPFSCSVCKKAFNESAHLQRHMKIHTGEKPFGCSVCKKTFIESSHLKNHMRIHTGEKPFSCSVCKKAFIESGQLKRHMKIHTGEKPFSCSVCKKAFNESAHLQRHMKIHTGEKPFGCSICKKTFIEIGHLRKHMRIHVF; from the exons ATGAACTCTGAGAGGAAACTGTCAGCTGACCAGCGGAGAG ATGTCCAGAAAGTGATTGTTGGTGAAGAACATCAGCAGGAGTGGAGCTCCAGTCTGGACCAGGAGGACACAAagcccccacacattaaagaggaacaggaggaactccgGATCAGTCAGGAtgaagagcagcttcaagggctggagaaggctgatatcaccaagttcacATTCACTCtggtccctgtgaagagtgaagatgatgaagagaaacCTCAGttctcacagcttcatcaaagacaaacggaagagataaaaacagaaactggtggagaggactgtggaggaccagaaccagccatgAAATCAGATCCAGATACAAATTTACAACCAGCTACTGatgaccagactggagactcttctaaACCTGAGACTGATGCCAGTgttgattggaaggagaccagagaacctcagtcaggttTAAACTCTATGAAAAATAATGAAGTCCCTATCAGTGATTTGAGATTTAgtctgaagagacacatgatAGCTCATACAagagagaaaccatttagctgctctgtCTGTCAGAAAACTTTTACACGGAATGGAAGTTTAAAGACACACATGAGTagccacacaggagagaaaccatttagctgctcagtctgtaagaaaacTTTTACAGTGAAGGAAAGTTTAAATAGACACATGAGATGtcatacaggagagaaaccatttggctgctcagtttgtaagaaaACTTTTACAGAGAGTGGAAATTTAAAggcacacatgagaatccacacaggagagaggcCATTTatctgctcagtctgtaagaacgaTTTTAGAGACAGGGGAAGTTTAAAGAgccacatgagaatccacacaggagagaaaccatttagctgctcagtctgtaggaAAGCTTTTACAGTGAGTGGAAATGTACAGAAACACATgcgaatccacacaggagagaaaccatttagctgctcgATCTGTAAGAAAGCGTTTAATGGGAGTGCAGATCTACAGAGACACACGAAaacccacacaggagagaaatcaTTTGCCTGCTCTGTCTGCAAGAAAACATTCATAGAGAGTTGGCATTTaaagaaacacatgagaatccacacaggagagaaaccattcAGCTGCTCCatctgtaagaaagcttttatAGATAGtggacagctgaagaaacacatgagaatccacacaggagagaaaccatttagctgctcagtgTGTAAGAAAGCGTTTAATGAGAGTGCACATTTACAGAGACACATGaaaatccacacaggagaaaaaccatTTGGCTGCTCTGTCTGCAAGAAAACCTTCATAGAGAGTTCACATTTAAAGAaccacatgagaatccacacaggcgagaaaccatttagctgctcagtctgtaagaaagcttttatAGAGAGTGGACAGCTGAAGAGACACATGaaaatccacacaggagagaaaccatttagctgctcagtctgtaagaaagcgTTTAATGAGAGTGCACATTTACAGAGACACATGaaaatccacacaggagagaaaccatttgGCTGCTCTATCTGCAAGAAAACTTTCATAGAGATTGGACATTTAAggaaacacatgagaatccacgtATTTTAA